From the Natrarchaeobaculum aegyptiacum genome, one window contains:
- a CDS encoding DUF7405 family protein, with protein MDPAPDDRTAVTPPSPDGQSRRALLRAGAAAVAAGTSAALAACLESDSSVDVPPGVDDPTSLPDGQHAWNDALAHDADGNVRPPAHHVFLELSLRGGPDGSARETVETTLRDLERAVAWGPEGVLFTLGYTRAYVDRFDASLEGVSLPEPDPMPVLAAESDVTVATNDALLHLASDDAAVVLAVEEALFGDRQRLDGTSLSGSLADVFERVDRRTGFVGPGLPAERQQGLEGLPDGDPVPEEAPFFMGFRSGFRESQATEDRVTIADGPFAGGTTQHVETLELELGSWFEASSHDQRVARLFSPDHADREAVGKYGDRLGTDPGVLETVDRIADDARERGIVGHAQKLARARDDGDPVLLRRDVNTTDGDVCGLHFVSLQRELSEFRRVRRAMAGDEFRQYGVGPRQGNGILRYVRLRHWGDYFVPPRRQRALPRPNPDT; from the coding sequence ATGGACCCAGCCCCAGACGATCGAACGGCAGTCACCCCGCCGTCGCCAGACGGGCAATCGCGCAGAGCCCTCTTGCGCGCGGGAGCCGCGGCAGTCGCAGCTGGCACCAGCGCCGCACTCGCAGCCTGCCTCGAGTCCGACAGCTCGGTTGACGTCCCACCGGGCGTCGACGATCCGACTTCGCTTCCCGACGGCCAGCACGCCTGGAACGACGCGCTGGCTCACGATGCTGACGGGAACGTCCGTCCGCCGGCCCATCACGTCTTTCTCGAGCTCTCGCTCCGGGGCGGTCCCGACGGTTCGGCCCGCGAGACCGTCGAGACGACGCTCCGTGATCTCGAGCGCGCCGTCGCGTGGGGTCCCGAGGGGGTCCTCTTCACGCTCGGCTACACGCGAGCCTACGTCGACCGATTCGACGCGTCGCTCGAGGGCGTCTCCCTGCCGGAGCCCGACCCGATGCCCGTCCTCGCCGCCGAGAGCGACGTGACCGTGGCGACGAACGACGCCCTGTTGCACCTCGCGAGCGACGATGCTGCCGTCGTCCTCGCCGTCGAGGAAGCGCTGTTCGGCGACCGCCAACGCCTCGACGGCACCTCGTTATCGGGGTCGCTCGCGGACGTCTTCGAGCGCGTCGACCGGCGAACGGGATTCGTCGGGCCGGGACTACCGGCCGAACGACAGCAGGGACTCGAGGGGCTCCCAGACGGAGACCCCGTCCCCGAGGAGGCACCGTTCTTCATGGGTTTCCGGTCGGGCTTCCGGGAGAGCCAGGCGACCGAGGACCGGGTGACGATCGCAGACGGCCCGTTCGCCGGCGGAACGACCCAGCACGTCGAGACGCTCGAGCTGGAGCTCGGAAGCTGGTTCGAAGCGAGCAGTCACGACCAGCGCGTCGCGCGACTGTTCAGCCCGGATCACGCCGACAGGGAGGCAGTCGGCAAGTACGGCGACCGACTCGGAACTGATCCCGGCGTCCTCGAGACCGTCGATCGGATCGCCGATGACGCCCGCGAGCGCGGCATCGTCGGCCACGCGCAGAAACTCGCTCGAGCCCGTGATGACGGCGACCCCGTCCTCCTGCGTCGCGACGTGAACACGACCGACGGCGACGTCTGCGGGCTCCACTTCGTCTCTCTCCAGCGAGAGCTATCCGAGTTCAGACGCGTGCGACGAGCGATGGCCGGCGACGAGTTCCGCCAGTACGGCGTCGGACCCCGCCAGGGAAACGGCATCCTCAGGTACGTCAGATTGCGACACTGGGGGGACTATTTCGTTCCGCCGCGACGGCAACGGGCACTTCCGCGACCGAACCCGGATACGTGA
- the trpB gene encoding tryptophan synthase subunit beta, which translates to MSDGEFEGYGGRYVPEMLEDPLEELADAYDEVAATEEFQTELRALLEGYAGRPTPLYYAENLSERYGTEIYLKREDLLHGGAHKINNALGQALLAKQSGRDRLIAETGAGQHGTATAMVGALMGLETEIYMGAKDVARQEMNVFRMRLMGAEVNEVTRGDQGLADAVDAALEDFAKNVEDTHYLVGSVVGPDPFPRMVRDFQSVIGQEAREQIRDATGDLPDAAVACVGGGSNAIGLFHAFRDDDVDFFGAEGGGKGADSSEHAAPLAAGKDEVIHGMKTRVIDDDVSVHSVSAGLDYPGVGPEHAMFRAVGRCEYTGVTDEAALAAFRELAETEGIVPALESSHAIARAIQLAEDGDHETILVNLSGRGDKDMETAAEKFDY; encoded by the coding sequence ATGAGCGATGGTGAATTCGAGGGATACGGTGGACGATACGTCCCGGAGATGCTCGAGGACCCACTCGAGGAACTGGCTGATGCTTACGACGAGGTCGCGGCGACCGAGGAGTTCCAGACTGAACTGCGCGCCCTGCTCGAGGGCTATGCCGGTCGGCCGACGCCGCTCTATTACGCCGAAAACCTGAGCGAGCGCTACGGTACCGAGATCTACCTCAAGCGCGAGGACCTCCTCCACGGCGGCGCACACAAGATCAACAACGCGCTCGGTCAGGCCCTGCTGGCCAAACAGTCGGGCCGCGATCGACTGATCGCCGAAACTGGTGCCGGTCAGCACGGCACGGCGACCGCGATGGTCGGCGCGCTCATGGGCCTCGAAACGGAGATCTACATGGGCGCGAAAGACGTCGCCCGCCAGGAGATGAACGTCTTCCGGATGCGCCTGATGGGTGCCGAGGTCAACGAGGTCACTCGCGGCGATCAGGGCCTCGCCGACGCCGTCGACGCCGCACTCGAGGACTTCGCGAAGAACGTCGAGGACACCCACTACCTCGTCGGGAGCGTCGTCGGCCCGGACCCGTTCCCGCGGATGGTCCGTGACTTCCAGTCGGTCATCGGGCAGGAAGCACGCGAGCAGATCCGGGACGCGACGGGCGACCTTCCAGACGCCGCGGTCGCCTGCGTCGGCGGCGGCTCGAACGCCATCGGCCTCTTCCACGCCTTCCGCGACGACGACGTCGACTTCTTCGGTGCCGAAGGCGGCGGGAAGGGTGCCGACTCGAGCGAACACGCAGCCCCCCTGGCGGCAGGGAAAGACGAGGTCATCCACGGGATGAAAACGCGCGTGATCGACGACGACGTCTCCGTCCACTCCGTCTCCGCCGGACTGGACTATCCCGGTGTCGGTCCCGAACACGCCATGTTCCGCGCTGTCGGCCGCTGTGAGTACACCGGCGTCACCGACGAGGCCGCGCTGGCCGCGTTCCGCGAACTCGCAGAGACCGAAGGGATCGTTCCCGCCCTCGAGTCGAGTCACGCCATCGCTCGCGCGATCCAGCTCGCCGAGGACGGCGACCACGAGACGATCCTCGTGAACCTCTCGGGACGGGGCGACAAGGACATGGAGACTGCCGCAGAGAAGTTCGATTACTGA
- a CDS encoding DsbA family protein, translated as MQSTRRAFLGATALGLGASLAGCLGSDEPPEPPVAGDPDADVTVTVYEDFSCPACRDFKLGAYPTLREEYLEPGLVRYEHRDFPVVDDSWSWYVPSAAREVYETDGNEAFWEFSSAIYEYQRQYSFDVIEEVADDLGLDGAGVREAAEDETHRDVIEADSSYGQSNGIQGTPTVLVDGQAVEFYQSQDFGQMALEETTAAIDAALE; from the coding sequence ATGCAATCGACGCGGCGCGCGTTTCTCGGGGCCACGGCTCTCGGCCTCGGTGCGTCACTCGCGGGCTGTCTCGGCAGCGACGAGCCACCAGAGCCACCCGTCGCTGGCGACCCCGACGCAGACGTGACGGTGACCGTCTACGAGGACTTCTCCTGTCCAGCCTGCCGGGACTTCAAACTCGGTGCCTACCCGACGCTCCGGGAGGAGTACCTCGAACCGGGGCTCGTCCGCTACGAGCACCGCGACTTTCCCGTCGTGGACGACTCCTGGTCGTGGTACGTCCCGAGTGCCGCACGCGAGGTCTACGAGACCGACGGTAACGAGGCGTTCTGGGAGTTCTCGAGCGCGATTTACGAGTATCAACGCCAGTACTCCTTTGACGTGATCGAGGAGGTCGCCGACGACCTCGGACTCGACGGCGCGGGCGTTCGGGAAGCCGCCGAAGACGAGACCCACCGGGACGTGATCGAAGCGGACTCCTCCTACGGGCAGTCAAACGGCATCCAGGGGACCCCGACGGTACTCGTCGACGGCCAGGCCGTCGAGTTCTACCAGAGTCAGGACTTCGGCCAGATGGCACTCGAGGAGACCACAGCGGCAATCGACGCCGCCCTCGAGTGA
- a CDS encoding acyl-CoA thioesterase, producing the protein MSEEFTYDISVRFRDLDPLNHVNHAVYATYLEAARTTYLDEVLGIAAENLSFVIANLEIDYVRPILADHEPTVALRVERLGTSSIVMSYEIRVDDDVAATAETTLVHIDPDSGTSAPLPEEARDAIRAYHGLEAAA; encoded by the coding sequence ATGAGTGAAGAGTTTACCTACGACATCTCCGTCCGCTTTCGCGATCTCGACCCCCTGAACCACGTCAACCACGCCGTCTACGCAACCTATCTCGAGGCGGCCCGGACCACCTACCTCGACGAGGTCCTCGGAATCGCCGCCGAGAACCTCTCGTTCGTCATCGCCAACCTCGAGATCGACTACGTGCGACCGATCCTCGCCGACCACGAGCCGACGGTCGCCCTCCGGGTGGAACGGCTGGGCACCTCGAGCATCGTCATGAGCTACGAGATCCGCGTCGACGACGACGTAGCCGCGACCGCCGAGACCACGCTGGTTCACATCGACCCAGATTCGGGCACGTCTGCACCGCTCCCCGAGGAGGCTCGAGACGCGATTCGAGCGTACCACGGGCTCGAGGCGGCTGCCTGA
- a CDS encoding PLDc N-terminal domain-containing protein, translated as MISASALETRPGTGEGSIFFLLLGLAYLGAIIWTYQDATERSDQSPTLWALAVVLAPPLGVVLYLLLGRTR; from the coding sequence ATGATTTCGGCTTCCGCACTCGAGACACGACCTGGAACGGGAGAGGGATCGATATTCTTCCTCTTGCTCGGACTCGCGTACCTCGGTGCGATCATCTGGACGTATCAGGACGCAACAGAACGGAGTGACCAGTCGCCCACGCTCTGGGCGCTCGCCGTGGTCCTCGCACCACCCCTCGGGGTGGTGTTGTACCTCCTGCTTGGACGGACAAGATGA
- a CDS encoding ester cyclase — MSKSESENVDILRESIAYHNDPESRDRYLECYDETVRIHGADVDGLEELREFYRFVWDTIPDLTVTIEHAIADDDEVAVRYTWRGTHAETGDPVELDSGLTWYRFEDGKIVERWIARGTATAIADIVDP; from the coding sequence ATGTCCAAATCGGAATCGGAGAACGTCGATATCCTCCGCGAATCGATCGCGTACCACAACGATCCAGAGAGCCGGGATCGGTACCTCGAGTGCTACGACGAAACCGTACGCATCCACGGTGCCGACGTCGACGGTCTCGAGGAACTGCGGGAGTTTTATCGTTTCGTCTGGGATACGATTCCCGATCTGACGGTCACGATCGAACACGCGATTGCCGACGACGACGAGGTCGCGGTCCGGTACACGTGGCGTGGCACGCACGCAGAGACGGGCGACCCCGTCGAACTCGACAGCGGTCTCACGTGGTACCGGTTCGAGGACGGCAAGATCGTCGAACGATGGATCGCCCGGGGGACGGCAACGGCGATCGCCGACATCGTCGACCCCTGA
- the dcd gene encoding dCTP deaminase — MILSDADILERLEDGDLVVDPLDDPELQIQPASVDLRLGREFLEFRRTNIPCIHPNSEREVDEYVTETVVDDGDDFILHPGDFVLGTTYERVEIPADLLAHVEGRSSLGRLAVVVHATAGLCDPGYRGQITLELSNLGSAPVALTPGMRISQLTFTELKTAAERPYGSDRGSKYQDQDGPQASRIGNDHEFGGDQLDPRD; from the coding sequence ATGATCCTCTCCGACGCGGACATCCTCGAGCGCCTCGAGGACGGCGACCTCGTGGTCGATCCCCTCGACGATCCGGAGCTACAGATCCAGCCCGCGAGCGTCGACCTCCGACTCGGCCGCGAATTCCTCGAGTTTCGGCGGACGAACATCCCCTGTATCCATCCGAATTCGGAGCGCGAAGTCGACGAGTACGTCACCGAAACGGTCGTCGACGACGGCGACGACTTCATCCTCCACCCGGGAGACTTCGTGCTCGGGACGACCTACGAGCGCGTCGAGATTCCCGCGGACCTGCTCGCCCACGTCGAGGGGCGGTCTTCGCTCGGTCGACTCGCGGTCGTGGTGCACGCAACAGCGGGTTTGTGCGATCCGGGGTATAGAGGCCAGATCACCCTCGAGCTCTCGAACCTCGGGAGCGCGCCCGTCGCGTTGACGCCGGGAATGCGTATCTCCCAGCTCACCTTCACGGAACTCAAGACGGCCGCCGAGCGCCCCTACGGGAGCGACCGCGGCTCGAAGTACCAGGACCAGGACGGACCGCAGGCTTCCCGTATCGGCAACGACCACGAGTTCGGGGGCGACCAGCTCGATCCCCGGGACTGA
- a CDS encoding thiamine-phosphate synthase family protein has product MQFVEEIVVDEFLPTVRSLLAGELRERGLTQSQVAEVLGISQSAVSKYAHGEVATNDRIADDERVEALVAELAEGLASGAVSPVQALIEIEVLIRDLESGGDLLAQLHEEAVPELADHSASFRVHDPESDLRTSERVLSSLRRGLRILETASGFASLIPAVGSNLVACTPDAEDVDDVAGVPGRIFDVKGQASIPADPEFGVSEHVATVLLAARENGADVSAAVNIRYDEDLLEALDDHGNVTAEFDESGDIAESIADALEAEPEATVLYQTGGMGIEPLIYVLGTDAESVADAVRELL; this is encoded by the coding sequence ATGCAATTCGTCGAAGAGATCGTCGTCGACGAGTTCCTCCCCACCGTCCGATCGTTGCTGGCGGGGGAACTCCGCGAGCGGGGACTCACCCAGAGTCAGGTAGCCGAGGTGCTCGGGATCAGCCAGAGTGCCGTCTCGAAGTACGCCCACGGCGAGGTCGCGACCAACGACCGGATCGCCGACGACGAACGCGTCGAGGCACTCGTCGCCGAACTCGCCGAGGGGCTGGCCTCCGGTGCCGTCTCTCCCGTCCAGGCGCTGATCGAAATCGAGGTCCTGATCCGAGACCTCGAGAGCGGCGGCGACCTGCTCGCACAGCTCCACGAGGAGGCCGTCCCGGAACTGGCCGATCACAGTGCGAGTTTCCGCGTTCACGACCCCGAAAGCGACCTGCGGACCAGCGAACGGGTCCTCTCGTCGCTCCGACGGGGCCTTCGCATCCTCGAGACGGCAAGTGGCTTCGCGAGCCTGATCCCGGCGGTGGGGTCGAATCTGGTGGCCTGTACGCCCGACGCCGAGGACGTCGACGACGTCGCCGGCGTCCCCGGACGCATCTTCGACGTCAAAGGGCAGGCCTCGATCCCGGCCGACCCGGAATTCGGCGTCTCCGAGCACGTCGCGACCGTCCTGCTGGCCGCCCGCGAGAACGGCGCGGACGTCTCGGCGGCGGTCAACATCCGGTACGACGAGGACCTGCTCGAGGCCCTCGACGACCACGGAAACGTCACCGCGGAGTTCGACGAGTCGGGAGACATCGCCGAGAGTATCGCCGACGCCCTCGAGGCGGAACCGGAGGCGACGGTGCTGTACCAGACCGGCGGCATGGGCATCGAACCGCTGATCTACGTGCTCGGGACCGACGCCGAGTCGGTCGCCGACGCCGTTCGCGAACTGCTCTGA
- a CDS encoding HIT family protein: MADECNFCEIAGGERPAHVLYEDEQTIAFLDHQPAVRGHSLIVPKTHEVGVLTAAGETGLAVFETVQTVARALESTLEADGFSVFHTTGPLVGTIDHAHVHLVPRFTDDEVSLSLPRRGLDDDRAATLAEEVREKTD, translated from the coding sequence ATGGCCGACGAGTGTAACTTTTGTGAGATCGCTGGCGGCGAGCGGCCCGCTCACGTCCTCTACGAAGACGAGCAGACGATCGCCTTCCTCGATCACCAGCCGGCTGTCCGGGGCCACAGCCTGATCGTCCCGAAAACCCACGAGGTCGGCGTCCTGACCGCAGCGGGCGAAACTGGGCTCGCCGTCTTCGAAACCGTTCAGACCGTCGCACGGGCTCTCGAGTCGACGCTCGAGGCGGACGGGTTCAGCGTCTTCCACACCACCGGCCCGCTCGTCGGGACTATCGACCACGCTCACGTTCACCTCGTGCCCCGGTTTACGGACGACGAGGTGTCGCTGTCGCTCCCTCGACGTGGGCTCGACGACGACCGGGCGGCGACGCTCGCCGAGGAGGTGCGCGAGAAAACGGACTGA
- a CDS encoding class I SAM-dependent methyltransferase — translation MPLDRLAERVGATDETTQEFYGRWAGLYDVIARYTPGVPALRRRAATACRLESGDTVVEMGCGTGANLPSLRKRVGPEGTVIGIDVTGPVLERARDRTARYDNVHVLRGDATRPPLPDELEEAGLDVDAVLATFVVGMLEDPAGAVDDWCDLVGPGGHVVLANAARSEVWYAPPINAVFRAVVVLSTPPTTKLRYEDDPHLRLDAKIDAAHRRLRDRSVAIADETHIFGVVRLTGGRLE, via the coding sequence ATGCCCCTCGATCGGCTCGCTGAACGCGTGGGCGCAACCGACGAAACGACCCAGGAGTTCTACGGCCGCTGGGCCGGCCTCTACGACGTGATCGCTCGTTACACCCCCGGCGTCCCCGCACTGCGACGGCGAGCGGCCACCGCCTGTCGACTCGAGTCCGGCGATACCGTCGTCGAGATGGGCTGTGGAACGGGTGCGAACCTGCCGTCTCTCCGGAAGCGCGTCGGTCCCGAGGGGACGGTCATCGGCATCGACGTCACCGGGCCAGTGCTCGAGCGGGCGCGCGACCGGACGGCCCGCTACGACAACGTCCACGTGCTTCGCGGTGACGCGACGCGACCGCCGCTGCCTGACGAACTCGAGGAAGCCGGACTCGACGTCGACGCCGTGCTCGCGACGTTCGTCGTCGGTATGCTCGAGGACCCGGCGGGTGCGGTCGACGACTGGTGCGACCTCGTGGGTCCGGGCGGGCACGTCGTCCTCGCGAACGCGGCCCGGAGCGAGGTGTGGTACGCACCGCCGATCAACGCGGTGTTTCGGGCGGTCGTCGTCCTCTCGACGCCGCCGACGACGAAACTGCGATACGAGGACGACCCACATCTGCGACTCGATGCAAAGATCGACGCCGCCCATCGCCGGTTGCGGGACCGGTCGGTTGCCATCGCAGACGAGACGCACATCTTCGGGGTCGTTCGGCTTACAGGTGGCAGGCTCGAGTGA
- the pth2 gene encoding peptidyl-tRNA hydrolase Pth2 has translation MKQAIVARTDIGMGKGKLAAQVAHASLSAYEKADAQLRDQWKRGGQKKVVLKGESERQLHELAAIADSEGIPNAVVRDAGHTQLEPGTVTALAVGPAADDRVDRVTGELSLF, from the coding sequence ATGAAACAGGCCATCGTCGCTCGCACCGATATCGGCATGGGGAAAGGGAAGCTCGCCGCGCAGGTCGCCCACGCCTCCCTGTCGGCCTACGAGAAGGCAGACGCCCAGCTTCGCGACCAGTGGAAACGTGGCGGCCAGAAGAAGGTCGTCCTCAAAGGTGAGAGCGAACGCCAGCTTCACGAACTCGCCGCAATCGCCGACAGCGAAGGGATCCCCAACGCGGTCGTCCGCGACGCTGGCCACACGCAACTCGAGCCGGGAACCGTCACTGCACTCGCCGTCGGGCCGGCAGCAGACGACCGCGTGGATCGAGTGACCGGCGAGCTTTCGCTGTTCTAG
- a CDS encoding methyl-accepting chemotaxis protein translates to MVTLVLLGVGYVTLGDVQASVEDETEETLQSAAEAEAAEIDSLLAGRNDEAARMSASRSVAEGDEDAMRAEFENYFEHASETTNAVHYVDLEAGVIELSTDTAREGEEIDSEVQTWAVDPDEFDGADDARAFEPYELGDENLIGFASPVDGQESHVVVITTDITERGQLLEAPVDGGAMEIYSTETGKLTTSPDTDSLLEQYRVLDELPELEDELDEPRMDAATIKHDLVEEESVVVATVPTEELDWAVTVLAPESTVYGTLDDVRQSIVLLLAITVVGFVLVGGLVSRDVNNSLGNVTEYAEEIERGNLEVEIDQSRTDEFGQLSGLFERIRDTLREQLDEVEQRAEEAERERERARESKEAAETAQAEAQQAKAEAETLSRHLEEKAADYRETIEAVADGDLTRRLDTASESQAMTEIGESLNQMLTDLETMVVDVQALASEVEAESAEMTVATREIEDSSTAVAESTEEISAGADRQNEQLATAATEMSDLSATIEEITSMSETVADQSAQAERMGQHGTEQADDAIQTMDAIESKATETVEEMAALREEVERISDVVELIDDIADETNLLAINASIEAATANANGDGFAVVASEVKSLAEETAEATTEVEGLIDAVETSTESVAADLEEMQSGVVEGRETIDETVETLEQIVDRIEETNSGIQTIDDATSDQAASAQEVAKTVDDVAAVSDQAAQEAQNVSAASEEQASAIQQIATSSESLSEQAADLQSQLARFETRADASAVAGGGDLVSTGDD, encoded by the coding sequence GTGGTCACGCTCGTCCTGCTGGGCGTAGGATACGTAACACTCGGTGACGTGCAGGCGAGCGTCGAGGACGAAACCGAGGAGACGCTTCAGTCCGCCGCGGAGGCCGAGGCGGCCGAGATCGATAGCCTGCTCGCGGGCCGAAATGACGAGGCCGCACGGATGTCAGCCTCGAGAAGCGTGGCCGAGGGTGACGAAGACGCGATGCGGGCCGAGTTCGAGAACTATTTCGAGCACGCGTCTGAGACGACGAATGCGGTCCACTACGTCGACCTCGAGGCGGGAGTCATCGAACTCAGCACGGACACCGCACGCGAGGGCGAAGAGATCGATTCCGAGGTCCAGACGTGGGCTGTCGACCCTGATGAATTCGATGGTGCAGATGACGCTCGAGCGTTCGAACCCTACGAACTCGGCGACGAGAACCTCATCGGGTTCGCCAGTCCCGTCGACGGCCAGGAGAGCCACGTGGTCGTCATCACGACCGACATCACCGAGCGCGGTCAATTGCTGGAAGCGCCCGTCGACGGCGGCGCCATGGAGATTTACTCGACCGAGACCGGCAAGTTGACCACCTCACCGGATACGGACAGCTTGCTCGAGCAGTATCGAGTGCTCGACGAACTCCCGGAACTCGAGGACGAACTGGACGAACCCCGGATGGACGCGGCGACGATCAAGCACGACCTGGTCGAGGAGGAGTCGGTCGTCGTCGCGACCGTCCCGACCGAGGAACTCGACTGGGCTGTGACCGTTCTCGCACCTGAATCGACGGTGTACGGCACCCTCGACGACGTTCGACAGAGCATCGTTCTGTTGCTCGCGATTACCGTCGTCGGCTTCGTCCTCGTCGGGGGACTGGTTTCGAGAGACGTCAACAACTCACTCGGTAACGTTACCGAGTACGCCGAGGAGATCGAACGCGGCAACCTCGAAGTAGAGATCGACCAGTCCCGAACCGACGAGTTCGGCCAGCTGTCGGGGCTGTTCGAGCGGATCCGGGACACGTTGCGCGAACAGCTCGACGAGGTCGAGCAGCGAGCCGAGGAAGCAGAACGCGAACGCGAGCGGGCACGGGAGTCGAAGGAGGCAGCCGAAACCGCCCAGGCCGAAGCCCAGCAGGCCAAAGCCGAGGCGGAAACGTTGAGTCGCCACCTCGAGGAGAAAGCAGCCGACTATCGCGAGACGATCGAGGCCGTCGCCGACGGCGATCTGACGCGTCGACTCGACACGGCGAGTGAGAGTCAGGCGATGACCGAGATCGGCGAGTCGTTGAACCAGATGCTCACAGACCTCGAGACCATGGTGGTCGACGTCCAGGCGCTGGCCAGCGAGGTCGAGGCAGAGAGCGCCGAGATGACCGTCGCAACCCGGGAGATCGAAGACTCGAGTACGGCAGTCGCCGAGAGCACAGAGGAGATTTCGGCGGGTGCCGACCGACAGAACGAACAGCTCGCGACGGCGGCGACTGAAATGAGCGACCTCTCGGCGACGATCGAGGAGATCACGTCGATGTCCGAAACCGTCGCCGACCAGTCGGCCCAGGCCGAGCGGATGGGCCAGCACGGGACGGAGCAAGCCGACGACGCCATCCAGACGATGGACGCGATCGAGTCGAAAGCGACGGAGACGGTCGAGGAGATGGCGGCGCTCCGGGAAGAAGTCGAGCGGATCAGCGACGTCGTCGAGTTGATCGACGACATCGCCGACGAGACGAACCTGCTCGCGATCAACGCCTCGATCGAGGCTGCCACCGCGAACGCAAACGGTGACGGCTTCGCCGTCGTCGCGAGCGAGGTCAAATCCCTCGCCGAGGAAACTGCCGAAGCGACCACCGAAGTCGAAGGTCTCATCGACGCCGTCGAAACGTCGACCGAGTCCGTCGCGGCCGACCTCGAGGAGATGCAATCCGGCGTCGTCGAAGGCCGAGAGACGATCGACGAAACCGTCGAGACGCTCGAACAGATCGTCGATCGGATCGAGGAGACGAACTCGGGGATCCAGACGATCGACGACGCGACCAGCGATCAGGCGGCCTCCGCCCAGGAAGTCGCAAAGACCGTCGACGACGTCGCAGCCGTCAGCGATCAGGCAGCCCAGGAAGCACAGAACGTCTCTGCAGCCTCCGAAGAACAGGCGAGTGCAATCCAGCAGATCGCGACCAGCTCCGAATCGCTCTCCGAGCAGGCGGCCGATCTGCAGTCACAGCTGGCACGATTCGAGACGCGCGCGGACGCGTCCGCGGTGGCTGGCGGCGGTGATCTCGTTTCCACGGGCGACGACTGA
- a CDS encoding glycosyltransferase family 4 protein encodes MEIAVVSFETVYHRDAETNRRLHRILQLLQDQDHEIDVYCARFWEGDLPTFERDGITYHGLAPDLESQGKFLAKLPTELARTNADVVHLSADPAKQVLAARSGTTLARVPTVLEWYGAGGVPNDWWSRRAAKWADRIVTPSELVGTWVRELGADGDDVDVVPNPIDVARIRSVDPGDPVDVVYARDLDEDANLESLFLALAELRDRDWSATVIGDGPERDAYERLASDLRIDDRVTFAGDCSLEDRIATYRGARVFVQTAEHCVFPTEMLWALTAGCVGIVEYHTDSSAHELVEGWDRGFRTTSAEELADAIVDAGQLEQRDFDDRFADYDEATVRDRYLTIYRSVQESAGLF; translated from the coding sequence ATGGAGATCGCCGTCGTCTCGTTCGAAACGGTCTATCACCGTGACGCCGAGACGAACCGGCGACTGCACCGGATCCTCCAGCTACTCCAGGATCAGGACCACGAGATCGACGTTTACTGCGCGCGGTTCTGGGAGGGCGACCTGCCGACGTTCGAACGCGACGGCATTACCTACCACGGACTGGCCCCCGACCTCGAGTCCCAGGGCAAATTCCTCGCGAAGTTGCCGACCGAACTCGCACGGACGAACGCCGACGTCGTCCACCTGAGCGCCGATCCCGCCAAACAGGTACTCGCCGCGCGGTCGGGGACGACGCTGGCCCGCGTGCCGACGGTCCTCGAGTGGTACGGTGCTGGCGGCGTCCCGAACGACTGGTGGAGCCGACGGGCGGCGAAGTGGGCCGACCGGATCGTCACCCCATCGGAACTCGTGGGGACGTGGGTCCGGGAACTCGGTGCCGACGGCGACGACGTCGACGTCGTCCCCAACCCCATCGACGTCGCTCGCATTCGATCGGTCGACCCCGGTGACCCGGTCGACGTGGTGTACGCCCGCGACCTCGACGAAGACGCCAACCTCGAGAGCCTGTTTCTCGCGCTCGCGGAACTCCGCGACCGCGACTGGAGCGCGACCGTGATCGGCGACGGGCCCGAGCGGGACGCCTACGAACGCCTCGCGAGCGACCTGCGGATCGACGACCGGGTCACCTTCGCCGGCGACTGCTCGCTCGAAGACCGCATCGCCACCTACCGGGGCGCGCGCGTCTTCGTCCAGACGGCCGAACACTGCGTCTTTCCAACCGAGATGCTGTGGGCACTGACCGCCGGCTGCGTGGGCATCGTCGAGTATCACACCGACTCGAGTGCTCACGAACTCGTCGAGGGCTGGGACCGGGGATTCCGGACGACGAGTGCAGAGGAACTCGCCGACGCGATCGTCGACGCCGGCCAGCTAGAACAGCGCGACTTCGACGACCGATTCGCCGACTACGACGAGGCGACCGTTCGTGACCGCTACCTGACGATCTACCGATCGGTCCAGGAGTCGGCGGGGCTGTTCTGA